One segment of Nostoc piscinale CENA21 DNA contains the following:
- a CDS encoding iron-containing alcohol dehydrogenase family protein, with the protein MPHQSATTLSTQTSSSLSALAIAPAKVIRGSGVLSAAPAEIALLGSRPLIVAGNQTLALTQNTLQPILEQQQLHTAQASYGADCSEATLKSLRKAAKEHKADMIIGVGGGKALDTAKLVAYQLQLPVVTIPTSAATCAAWTALSNVYSEAGAFLYDVALSRCPDLLILDYDLIATAPQYTLVAGIGDAIAKWYEASVSSGHLQQTLIIAAVQQARVLRDILFQKSAAALEKPGSEVWQEVVDATVLLAGVIGGLGGAQCRTVAAHAVHNGLTHIAGHSSIHGEKVAFGILVQLRLEEMILGNQLATTARQQLLKFYAEIGLPQKLDDLGLGNIKLSELKTAAEISLVPNSDIHRLPFKVGLEQLMAAMVSTTAPTDSRESSSRVAVKAIDQPIEG; encoded by the coding sequence ATGCCCCATCAATCAGCTACTACGTTGTCTACTCAAACATCTAGTTCATTATCGGCACTGGCGATCGCTCCGGCAAAAGTCATCCGTGGATCTGGAGTATTGTCAGCAGCACCAGCAGAGATTGCCCTTTTAGGTAGTCGTCCTTTAATAGTTGCGGGCAATCAAACTCTAGCCCTGACTCAAAATACTTTACAACCAATTTTAGAGCAACAACAGTTGCATACTGCTCAAGCTTCATACGGTGCAGATTGTTCAGAAGCAACTTTGAAATCTTTACGCAAGGCAGCGAAAGAACACAAAGCCGACATGATTATTGGTGTTGGTGGCGGTAAAGCATTAGATACGGCAAAACTAGTTGCTTATCAGTTGCAGTTACCAGTGGTGACAATTCCGACTTCCGCCGCTACTTGTGCAGCTTGGACAGCCCTCTCCAATGTGTATTCTGAGGCGGGGGCTTTTTTGTATGATGTGGCGCTGTCTCGCTGTCCTGATTTATTAATTCTGGACTATGATTTGATTGCCACAGCACCACAATATACATTAGTAGCTGGCATTGGGGATGCGATCGCTAAATGGTACGAAGCCTCGGTGAGTAGCGGACATTTACAGCAGACTTTAATTATTGCCGCAGTCCAACAGGCCAGAGTTTTACGCGATATCTTATTCCAAAAATCAGCCGCAGCCTTAGAAAAACCAGGCAGTGAAGTTTGGCAAGAAGTTGTTGATGCAACCGTTTTACTAGCCGGAGTCATCGGCGGATTGGGTGGGGCGCAGTGTCGCACCGTTGCCGCCCATGCTGTACACAACGGCTTAACTCACATTGCCGGACACAGCAGCATCCACGGCGAAAAAGTCGCATTTGGCATTTTAGTGCAACTGCGTTTAGAAGAAATGATTTTGGGTAATCAGTTAGCCACGACTGCTAGGCAACAGTTGTTAAAGTTTTATGCAGAGATTGGCTTGCCCCAAAAATTAGATGATCTGGGATTAGGCAACATTAAATTAAGTGAGTTAAAAACCGCAGCCGAAATTTCCCTAGTACCAAATTCGGATATTCACCGCTTACCTTTCAAGGTAGGACTAGAACAGCTGATGGCCGCGATGGTTTCGACTACTGCACCCACAGACAGCCGAGAATCAAGCAGTCGGGTAGCAGTAAAGGCAATTGATCAGCCAATTGAGGGGTAA
- a CDS encoding terpene synthase family protein produces MEKLVFPDLYCPFPFQINKYVDVLEDYSFEWVQQFNLLTNPTEYQHFSKAKFFLLASYTYPYCQFEELKIANDWMSWLFVLDDQCDNSHLGQQPELLKGLHRRFLEILYGAETNQQDIPLSKALSNLRQRMLQIGDTKSFNYFVISVKKYFDGCMLEAINRASQTIPNLDNYEMIHLLSSAVDISIDLGEFCNHHLVSDFVRNHEIINRLRLMTNKIICWCNDIFSVPKEIANGDVHNSIIVLHYQHRIPLNQAVSIVADMHNQELKSFLDLQATIPYFKKEINDEVSKYLSGLHTWIRGNFDWSCHSGRYQTGNIKNQIPIQVG; encoded by the coding sequence ATGGAAAAGTTGGTTTTTCCCGATTTATACTGCCCATTTCCTTTTCAAATTAATAAATATGTCGATGTCTTAGAGGATTATTCTTTTGAATGGGTACAGCAATTCAATCTATTAACAAATCCAACAGAATATCAGCATTTCTCTAAAGCAAAATTTTTCTTGTTAGCTTCATATACATATCCTTATTGCCAATTTGAAGAACTAAAAATTGCTAATGATTGGATGAGTTGGTTGTTTGTTTTAGATGACCAATGTGATAATTCTCATTTAGGTCAACAGCCTGAACTACTAAAGGGTTTACATAGGAGATTTTTAGAAATCTTGTATGGAGCGGAAACTAATCAACAGGATATACCTCTGAGTAAAGCTTTAAGTAATCTGAGACAGAGAATGCTCCAAATAGGAGATACAAAAAGTTTCAATTACTTTGTAATATCTGTGAAGAAATACTTTGATGGTTGCATGTTAGAAGCAATTAACCGTGCCAGTCAAACTATACCTAATCTTGACAATTATGAAATGATACATTTATTAAGTTCAGCAGTTGATATTAGTATTGATCTCGGCGAATTTTGCAACCATCATTTAGTAAGTGATTTTGTCAGAAATCATGAAATTATCAATAGACTAAGATTGATGACTAATAAAATTATATGTTGGTGTAATGATATATTTTCAGTACCAAAAGAAATAGCTAATGGCGATGTTCATAACTCGATTATAGTGCTGCATTATCAACATAGAATACCTTTGAATCAAGCAGTTTCAATTGTTGCAGATATGCACAATCAAGAGTTGAAGTCATTCCTGGATTTACAAGCGACCATTCCATATTTCAAGAAAGAAATTAATGATGAAGTTAGCAAATATTTATCAGGACTACATACCTGGATACGCGGCAACTTTGACTGGTCTTGTCATTCTGGTCGTTATCAAACAGGAAACATAAAAAATCAAATACCAATACAAGTTGGCTAG
- a CDS encoding Ycf51 family protein, translating to MFSTADFLQYTQWSGIATLVFAALAILAFLFKWGIRFRLVGTTGFMLVLTSGLFALSLVPLSRTVIPGAEKYTLVYDNGSTQTVISINPEISPSALEATLRQAASNLYSYGRLGKQGDNSLTIRARTLVHPEPGVSVPLYLGQIKRNLASREDANMSIEIYTDKFAQLPKPTA from the coding sequence ATGTTCTCAACAGCTGATTTTCTTCAATACACCCAGTGGTCGGGTATTGCTACATTAGTATTTGCGGCCTTAGCAATACTGGCTTTTCTTTTTAAATGGGGCATTCGCTTTCGGCTGGTAGGTACAACTGGCTTTATGCTGGTGCTAACAAGCGGGTTATTTGCTCTATCTTTAGTACCCTTAAGTCGCACAGTGATTCCGGGAGCCGAAAAATATACGTTGGTTTATGATAATGGTTCCACACAAACAGTAATTTCCATTAATCCAGAAATTTCCCCTTCAGCTTTAGAAGCAACCTTGCGTCAAGCCGCCAGTAATTTATATTCTTATGGTCGTTTAGGTAAACAAGGCGATAATTCTTTGACAATTCGCGCTCGTACCTTGGTGCATCCTGAACCTGGAGTTTCTGTACCACTTTACCTTGGTCAAATTAAACGCAATCTGGCTTCAAGGGAAGATGCGAATATGTCAATTGAGATTTACACAGATAAATTTGCTCAATTGCCAAAGCCTACGGCTTAG